From Oncorhynchus tshawytscha isolate Ot180627B linkage group LG11, Otsh_v2.0, whole genome shotgun sequence, the proteins below share one genomic window:
- the LOC112262071 gene encoding YTH domain-containing family protein 2, with protein sequence MSASSLLEQRPKGQGNKVQNGAVTQKDTLNDDEFEPYLNPQARQSNAYTAMSDSYMPSYYSPSIGFSYSLNEAAWSTGGDPPMPYLTSYGQLSNGEHHFLPDPMFGQPGPLGSNPFLGQHSFNFFPSSMDFSAWGNNSSQGQSTQNSGYSSSYAYAPSSLGGAMIDGQSPFAQNEPLNKAPGMNSLDQGMAGLKIGGGAGDMGAPKVVGSGLPRGSLGHSQVSGGAPSMPLPPVSIAPAKPASWADIASKPAKPQPKLKTKGGIAGTNLPPPPIKHNMDIGTWDNKGTMPKASTPQQAPLPSNGQPPNQASPQPGTMAGGTPQLPLSNGQLVASSAQLGQHLFPPNGQQGMGGQLQLSQGPPPTTQPSQPTRWVPPRNRANGFGDAVGGAGQSPPNSGVGGVLVLSEPHPVLEKLRLVNNYNPKDFDWNLKQGRVFIIKSYSEDDIHRSIKYNIWCSTEHGNKRLDAAYRSLGAKGSLYLLFSVNGSGHFCGVAEMRSPVDYNTCAGVWSQDKWKGRFDVRWIFVKDVPNSQLRHIRLENNENKPVTNSRDTQEVPLDKARQVLKIIAGYKHTTSIFDDFSHYEKRQEEEDCVKKVEVQGSEPYPSNPNPSRSHYRLQERQGRVK encoded by the exons ATGTCAGCCAGCAGCCTTCTTGAACAG AGACCGAAAGGCCAAGGAAACAAAG TGCAAAACGGAGCTGTGACCCAAAAGGATACTTTGAATGATGATGAGTTTGAGCCTTACCTGAACCCTCAGGCCAGACAG AGCAATGCCTATACTGCCATGTCGGACTCCTACATGCCCAGTTACTACAGCCCATCCATAGGATTCTCTTACTCCCTGAACGAGGCAGCATGGTCCACCGGGGGAGATCCTCCCATGCCTTACCTGACCTCATATGGACAGCTGAGCAACGGGGAGCACCACTTCCTACCTGACCCCATGTTCGGCCAGCCGGGCCCGCTGGGCAGCAACCCCTTCTTGGGCCAGCACAGTTTCAACTTCTTTCCCAGCAGTATGGACTTCTCTGCCTGGGGCAACAACAGCTCTCAGGGACAGTCTACGCAGAACTCTGGCTACAGCAGTAGCTATGCCTACGCACCCAGCTCGCTAGGGGGTGCCATGATCGACGGACAGTCCCCCTTCGCCCAGAACGAGCCCCTCAACAAGGCACCTGGCATGAACAGCTTGGACCAGGGCATGGCTGGACTTAAGATTGGTGGCGGTGCCGGGGACATGGGGGCCCCAAAGGTGGTGGGCTCTGGCCTCCCCAGGGGATCCCTAGGCCACAGCCAGGTTTCTGGTGGAGCTCCCAGCATGCCACTGCCCCCCGTGTCCATCGCCCCCGCTAAGCCCGCCTCCTGGGCGGACATTGCCAGCAAGCCGGCCAAGCCGCAGCCCAAGCTGAAAACCAAGGGTGGCATAGCGGGGACCAACCTGCCCCCTCCGCCCATCAAACACAACATGGACATTGGCACTTGGGACAACAAGGGGACCATGCCTAAAGCGTCCACCCCCCAGCAGGCGCCTCTCCCCAGCAACGGGCAGCCGCCCAACCAGGCCTCACCTCAGCCCGGGACCATGGCCGGAGGGACCCCGCAACTGCCCCTCAGCAATGGACAGTTGGTGGCCTCTTCGGCCCAGCTGGGGCAGCACCTATTCCCCCCCAACGGGCAGCAGGGCATGGGGGGGCAGCTGCAGCTTTCCCAGGGCCCCCCGCCCACCACCCAGCCATCTCAGCCCACCCGCTGGGTCCCTCCACGGAACCGTGCCAACGGCTTTGGGGATGCCGTGGGTGGGGCGGGGCAGTCGCCCCCCAACTCGGGCGTGGGTGGGGTGCTGGTGCTCTCGGAGCCCCACCCGGTGCTGGAGAAGCTGCGCCTGGTCAACAACTACAACCCCAAAGACTTTGACTGGAATCTCAAGCAGGGCCGTGTGTTCATCATCAAGAGCTACTCTGAGGACGACATCCACCGCTCCATCAAGTACAACATCTGGTGCAGCACGGAGCACGGCAACAAGCGTCTGGACGCCGCCTACCGCTCTCTGGGCGCCAAGGGCTCCCTCTACCTGCTCTTCAGTGTCAACGGCAGTGGCCACTTTTGCGGCGTGGCGGAGATGCGCTCGCCCGTGGACTACAATACCTGCGCCGGCGTGTGGTCGCAGGACAAGTGGAAGGGGCGCTTTGACGTGCGCTGGATCTTCGTTAAGGACGTTCCCAACAGCCAGCTACGGCACATCCGCCTGGAGAACAACGAGAATAAGCCAGTGACCAACTCGCGGGACACACAGGAAGTGCCTCTGGACAAGGCACGGCAGGTGCTGAAGATCATCGCCGGCTACAAACACACCACCTCCATCTTTGACGACTTCTCCCACTACGAGAAGCGCCAAGAGGAGGAGGACTGTGTGAAAAAG GTGGAGGTCCAGGGTAGCGAGCCGTACCCCAgtaaccccaaccccagcaggAGTCATTACAGACTTCAG GAACGCCAAGGACGTGTCAAGTAA